A single Providencia manganoxydans DNA region contains:
- a CDS encoding sulfate ABC transporter substrate-binding protein, whose protein sequence is MAKKWHVATALLLILTTGAWAKDIQLLNVSYDPTREFYQQYNQAFSQHWKEKTGDTVIVRQSHGGSGKQATSVINGLEADVVTLALAYDVDAIAQSGRIDKEWIKRLPDNSAPYTSTIVFLVRKGNPKNIQDWNDLIRKDVSIVTPNPKTSGGARWNYLAAWGYALEKEQQDPEKAKQFVKQLYQNVEVLDSGARGATNSFVERGIGDVLIAWENEALLAINELGENGQFEIVTPSISILAEPTVAVVDKTVDKRDRREVAQAYLEYLYSPEGQEIAAKNYYRPRNAEIAQKYQQRFPQLKLLTVDKEFGGWTKAQETHFSNGGVFDEISRRD, encoded by the coding sequence ATGGCGAAAAAATGGCATGTAGCAACGGCATTGTTGCTGATACTCACAACGGGAGCATGGGCGAAAGATATTCAATTGTTGAATGTTTCTTATGATCCCACTCGAGAGTTTTATCAACAATATAACCAAGCGTTTAGCCAACATTGGAAAGAAAAAACGGGAGATACCGTTATCGTTCGTCAATCTCATGGGGGCTCAGGAAAGCAAGCGACTTCGGTCATTAATGGATTAGAAGCGGATGTTGTGACTCTTGCTTTGGCTTATGATGTTGATGCAATTGCACAAAGTGGACGTATTGATAAAGAGTGGATCAAGCGTCTTCCTGATAATTCTGCGCCTTACACTTCAACAATTGTTTTTCTTGTTCGCAAGGGAAATCCTAAAAATATTCAAGATTGGAATGACCTCATACGTAAAGATGTTTCTATCGTGACGCCGAATCCGAAAACTTCAGGTGGCGCACGTTGGAATTACTTGGCTGCTTGGGGGTATGCATTAGAAAAGGAGCAGCAAGATCCTGAAAAAGCAAAACAGTTTGTGAAGCAACTTTATCAAAATGTTGAAGTACTGGACTCAGGGGCTCGCGGTGCAACAAACAGTTTTGTTGAGCGGGGTATCGGTGATGTGTTGATCGCATGGGAAAATGAAGCATTACTTGCTATTAATGAGCTTGGTGAAAATGGTCAATTTGAAATTGTTACTCCAAGTATTTCAATTTTAGCGGAACCCACAGTTGCAGTGGTAGATAAAACGGTTGATAAGCGAGATCGTCGTGAAGTGGCTCAAGCTTATTTAGAATATCTCTATTCGCCGGAAGGCCAAGAAATCGCAGCAAAAAATTATTATCGGCCACGTAACGCTGAAATTGCGCAAAAATATCAACAGCGCTTTCCACAGTTAAAATTACTGACGGTAGATAAAGAGTTTGGTGGCTGGACTAAGGCGCAGGAAACTCATTTTTCGAATGGTGGAGTCTTTGATGAGATTAGTCGTCGTGACTAA
- the pfkA gene encoding 6-phosphofructokinase, translated as MVKQIKRIGVLTSGGDAPGMNAAIRGVVRAALSEGLEVMGIYDGYLGLYENRMKQLDRYSVSDMINRGGTFLGSARFPQFRDEKVRAVAIENLKKNHIDALVVIGGDGSYLGAKALTEAGFPCIGLPGTIDNDVAGTDYTIGYFTALETVVEAIDRLRDTSTSHKRISIVEVMGRYCGDLTLSAAIAGGCEFLVLPENEMSFDREELLSEIKQGIEKGKRHAIVAITEHVCDVDELAKYIEAETHHETRATVLGHIQRGGSPVAYDRILASRMGAYSIQLLLEGYGSRCVGIQNEKLVHHDIIDAVMNMKRVFKKDWYDTAKKLY; from the coding sequence ATGGTCAAGCAGATTAAAAGAATTGGGGTATTAACAAGTGGTGGTGATGCACCCGGTATGAATGCTGCAATCCGCGGTGTTGTACGAGCGGCATTAAGTGAAGGTTTAGAAGTGATGGGTATTTATGATGGATACCTTGGCTTATATGAAAACCGCATGAAACAGCTAGACCGCTATAGTGTCTCTGACATGATCAACCGTGGAGGTACCTTCTTAGGTTCAGCTCGCTTCCCTCAATTCCGCGATGAAAAAGTTCGTGCTGTTGCTATTGAGAATCTGAAAAAAAATCATATTGATGCCTTGGTTGTTATTGGTGGTGATGGGTCTTACCTTGGCGCTAAAGCATTGACTGAAGCTGGTTTCCCTTGTATTGGCTTGCCGGGAACCATCGATAATGACGTCGCAGGAACGGACTATACTATTGGTTACTTCACTGCGCTGGAAACCGTGGTTGAGGCTATTGACCGTTTACGTGATACATCGACTTCTCACAAACGTATTTCTATTGTCGAAGTCATGGGGCGTTATTGTGGTGACTTAACGCTATCAGCAGCGATTGCTGGTGGATGTGAATTCTTAGTTTTACCTGAAAATGAAATGTCATTTGATCGTGAAGAGCTACTATCTGAAATCAAACAAGGGATTGAAAAGGGTAAACGTCACGCTATCGTAGCGATTACTGAGCATGTTTGTGATGTGGATGAATTAGCCAAATATATTGAAGCGGAAACTCATCATGAAACACGTGCTACAGTACTTGGGCACATTCAGCGCGGTGGCTCGCCTGTTGCGTATGATCGGATTTTGGCATCGCGCATGGGAGCGTATTCAATCCAATTATTGTTAGAAGGCTATGGTAGCCGTTGCGTTGGTATTCAAAACGAAAAATTGGTTCATCATGATATTATTGATGCAGTGATGAATATGAAGCGTGTGTTTAAGAAAGATTGGTACGACACAGCGAAAAAACTGTACTAA
- a CDS encoding OmpG family monomeric porin, translating into MKTSLNGLLLLTAMGFTASALSTEQVNNDYWRISSNVYMELEKFEGHHNTSGRKVYDKTTMVGQLFLSNPESKWSFFLEHKESLRSYNHNFSTSKDSFIRNRTQIGVTRKMYSSDVGQFNLNVTYRKESNDSAPGTMARPSNTLFWLMPSGTYHFNDKWAFNFWDAFYHYDNFHAPNSYEWESEHGLVYKINDSATAKVYMYTDWTWDKDFNKTWEQNQIRGYFPVTLNQDWSIMPYFRYYLNEHNYDNKQRTTQKVKDGYRVGTQVFYNLTPKLTLWGGFAVEPSTWENPKGAGITSGSNNRQTFYLGQLGVKYVWQ; encoded by the coding sequence ATGAAAACATCATTGAATGGTTTACTACTACTTACCGCGATGGGCTTTACTGCTTCTGCACTCTCAACAGAACAAGTGAATAATGACTATTGGCGTATTTCCTCTAACGTCTATATGGAATTGGAAAAATTCGAAGGCCACCATAACACTAGCGGGCGGAAGGTTTACGACAAAACAACCATGGTTGGTCAATTGTTTTTATCAAATCCCGAATCTAAATGGAGCTTCTTTCTTGAGCATAAAGAGTCACTTAGAAGCTATAACCATAATTTTTCAACATCAAAGGACTCATTTATTCGTAACCGAACCCAAATTGGTGTAACACGAAAAATGTACTCCAGTGATGTTGGACAATTCAACCTCAACGTTACCTACCGTAAAGAATCAAATGATTCAGCGCCTGGCACCATGGCTCGTCCATCCAATACCTTGTTTTGGTTAATGCCAAGCGGGACTTATCACTTTAATGATAAGTGGGCATTCAACTTTTGGGATGCGTTCTACCACTACGATAACTTCCATGCGCCAAATAGCTACGAATGGGAATCCGAACACGGTTTGGTATACAAAATCAATGACTCCGCTACAGCGAAAGTTTACATGTACACGGACTGGACATGGGATAAAGATTTCAACAAAACATGGGAGCAGAACCAAATTCGTGGTTACTTCCCTGTGACGTTAAATCAAGACTGGAGCATTATGCCCTACTTCCGCTACTACCTAAACGAACACAACTACGATAATAAGCAGCGCACAACCCAAAAAGTGAAAGATGGCTACCGTGTTGGTACCCAAGTTTTCTATAACCTAACACCGAAACTGACCTTATGGGGTGGATTTGCGGTTGAGCCAAGTACATGGGAAAATCCAAAAGGTGCAGGGATCACCTCTGGCAGCAACAATCGCCAAACGTTCTATTTAGGACAATTGGGTGTGAAATACGTGTGGCAATAA